A stretch of the Sulfurospirillum sp. UCH001 genome encodes the following:
- a CDS encoding Mrp/NBP35 family ATP-binding protein produces MHKTKIPYGSTQKPNNRAPYAKKVIAISSGKGGVGKSTVAANLAVGLAQMGLQVGLLDADIYGPSIPRLLGVETEKLRWNDDNKMIPSENFGIKVMSVGLTTPKSDTPLVWRSSVAVSALMQFLEDVAWGELDVLIIDMPPGTGDVQLTMAQELPLCGAVLVTTPQMLSTDDVSRAIVMFQDIHVPILGLVENMSYFIAPDTKKRYDIFGSGGAQKLCSTYTIPLLGQIPIKSDILNLSDQGKIAIALGEFETKKMYESIVRKIREVI; encoded by the coding sequence AAAACCAAGATACCTTATGGCTCAACACAAAAACCCAACAACAGAGCACCGTATGCCAAAAAAGTTATCGCTATTAGCAGTGGCAAAGGAGGTGTTGGTAAAAGTACCGTAGCAGCCAACCTTGCTGTAGGGCTAGCGCAAATGGGTTTACAGGTAGGACTTTTAGATGCTGATATTTACGGACCGAGCATTCCAAGACTTTTAGGTGTCGAAACAGAAAAATTGCGTTGGAATGATGACAATAAAATGATCCCCAGTGAGAATTTTGGTATTAAAGTGATGAGTGTAGGACTTACAACGCCCAAAAGCGATACCCCTTTGGTTTGGAGAAGTTCGGTAGCCGTAAGTGCTTTAATGCAATTTTTGGAAGATGTAGCATGGGGAGAGTTGGATGTTCTTATCATCGATATGCCTCCAGGAACAGGCGATGTACAGCTCACAATGGCGCAAGAGCTTCCTTTGTGTGGCGCTGTTCTCGTCACCACACCGCAAATGCTCTCAACCGATGATGTGAGTCGTGCCATTGTGATGTTTCAAGACATCCATGTGCCTATTTTAGGGCTTGTTGAAAATATGAGCTATTTTATAGCACCCGATACAAAAAAACGTTACGATATTTTTGGAAGTGGGGGGGCTCAAAAACTCTGTTCTACTTACACTATCCCTCTTTTAGGACAAATCCCAATTAAAAGCGATATTTTAAACCTAAGCGATCAAGGCAAAATTGCTATAGCTTTGGGGGAATTTGAAACGAAAAAGATGTATGAGAGTATTGTGAGAAAGATAAGAGAGGTCATATGA
- a CDS encoding DUF3373 family protein — MKKIIAPLLVGVALSSAFAADDSLKQEIEALKAQMAELKNAQAKLNVDALKAQVSEIKAHDAGDNIKWTVDFRTAYDVVDYKINGLPDQDNGIWTNKLILGMGAQPLDNVVFKGSLAAYKAFGQTNMSGTSYFQNFDWYDSQKPNDSTIRLREAYFLYTGDMGDVHYSASFGRRPSVDGFLTNLRAGNEDPASPIGHNINMEFDGASFKFDFDKVTGISGLYAKLCLGRGFSNTTGSYAMSSTGFNPGYVNDSNNPNMDLAGLIIQFFDNGQYKIMGNYFMAKNLMDMNVFGMRAAYTTDPMDPTKTVYAPMFNFMDVGDMTGGALSLQVNGIGDGINDFLDDTIFFLSYAFSKTDPNKNQPIGMYGSSLLPMPGMLGSMDSETGSSIYTGVQVPGIMKGQRLGLEYNHGSKYWRSFTYGEDTLAGSKLATRGDAYEIYYILPIAGKNLTAQLSYIYIDYDYTGSDTFFGWTGTPMDVDTTPSAVKTAQNVRASLRYRY; from the coding sequence ATGAAAAAAATCATCGCACCACTACTTGTCGGAGTAGCTTTATCATCAGCATTTGCAGCTGATGATTCATTAAAGCAGGAAATTGAAGCGCTTAAAGCGCAAATGGCTGAGTTGAAAAATGCTCAAGCAAAACTCAACGTAGATGCACTGAAAGCTCAAGTTTCTGAGATTAAAGCGCATGATGCAGGAGATAATATTAAATGGACAGTTGATTTTAGAACAGCATATGATGTTGTTGATTATAAAATTAATGGTCTTCCTGATCAAGATAATGGTATTTGGACAAACAAACTTATCCTCGGTATGGGAGCGCAACCTTTAGATAACGTAGTCTTTAAGGGTTCTTTAGCAGCTTATAAAGCATTTGGTCAAACAAATATGAGTGGTACTAGTTATTTTCAAAATTTTGATTGGTATGATTCACAAAAGCCAAATGATTCAACTATTCGTTTAAGAGAAGCTTACTTCTTATACACAGGTGATATGGGTGATGTTCATTATAGTGCTTCATTTGGCCGACGTCCATCAGTTGATGGTTTCTTAACTAATCTAAGAGCAGGGAATGAAGATCCAGCTTCACCAATTGGTCATAATATCAATATGGAATTTGATGGTGCAAGCTTTAAATTTGATTTTGATAAAGTTACAGGTATTTCAGGTCTTTATGCAAAATTATGTTTAGGTAGAGGATTTTCTAATACAACAGGCTCTTATGCTATGAGTAGTACTGGTTTTAATCCAGGATATGTTAATGACAGTAATAATCCAAATATGGATTTAGCTGGTTTAATTATTCAATTCTTTGATAATGGACAATATAAGATTATGGGTAATTATTTTATGGCTAAAAATCTTATGGATATGAACGTATTTGGAATGCGTGCCGCATATACTACGGACCCTATGGACCCAACAAAAACAGTTTATGCACCAATGTTCAACTTTATGGATGTAGGTGATATGACAGGTGGTGCATTATCATTACAAGTTAATGGCATAGGTGATGGGATCAATGATTTCTTAGATGATACTATATTCTTCCTATCTTATGCTTTCAGCAAAACAGATCCTAATAAAAATCAACCTATTGGTATGTATGGTAGCAGTTTATTACCTATGCCTGGAATGTTAGGTTCAATGGATAGCGAAACAGGTTCATCTATTTATACAGGTGTTCAAGTTCCTGGTATCATGAAAGGTCAACGACTTGGTTTAGAATACAACCATGGTAGTAAATATTGGAGAAGCTTTACCTATGGTGAAGATACTTTAGCAGGATCTAAACTTGCAACACGTGGTGATGCTTATGAAATTTACTACATCTTGCCAATTGCTGGAAAGAACTTGACAGCACAACTTAGTTACATCTATATAGATTATGACTATACAGGTAGTGATACATTCTTTGGCTGGACTGGTACACCAATGGATGTTGATACCACACCAAGCGCGGTTAAAACAGCACAAAACGTTCGTGCTTCTTTAAGATACAGATACTAA
- a CDS encoding IS3 family transposase (programmed frameshift) yields MVNKAQKYTQEFKNSTIQLALNSEKSAYQIAQDLGMSDKTLYAWLRDYRKKHHLISELPNRTTNSSPKESLEEENRRLRKENSKLKIERDILKKAAGVLRERSSLKYAWIKEHRNEFNIAHMCHLLEVSRNCYYRWLRIERQEDMVLNTMIQDIFLSTYQTYGTRRMKKRLEQLYGLIVSRRRIARIMKKLGLSCRNKRRFRVLTTNSNHTYAIAPNRIQQDFYASVPNQMYVGDITYIPTQEGWLYLAVVIDLYSRRVIGWSMDAHMSATLVNDALFMALKKRNPPQGVIWHTDRGSQYASDAHKAMLKEYGIVQSMSAKGNCYDNAVAESFFHSLKTELTHHMKFETRSQANQAIFEYIEVFYNRQRLHSSNGYLSPVDFENKLLQNDMSA; encoded by the exons ATGGTCAACAAAGCTCAGAAATATACTCAAGAGTTTAAAAACTCAACAATACAATTAGCCCTCAATAGTGAAAAATCAGCCTATCAAATAGCACAAGATTTAGGGATGAGTGATAAAACACTGTATGCGTGGCTACGAGACTATAGGAAAAAGCATCACTTAATTTCTGAATTACCGAACCGAACTACCAATAGTTCACCCAAAGAAAGTCTTGAAGAGGAGAATCGACGACTGCGTAAAGAGAACTCAAAGTTGAAGATAGAGAGAGATATTTTAAAAAAGGCAGCGG GCGTTCTTCGCGAAAGAAGCTCATTGAAGTACGCCTGGATTAAAGAGCATCGTAATGAATTCAATATTGCGCACATGTGCCATTTATTAGAGGTTTCTCGTAACTGTTATTATCGATGGCTTCGAATAGAGAGGCAAGAAGATATGGTATTAAACACCATGATTCAAGATATTTTTCTTAGCACTTATCAAACGTACGGCACACGCCGAATGAAAAAGAGACTTGAACAACTCTATGGATTGATCGTCTCTCGTAGACGTATTGCAAGGATTATGAAAAAACTTGGGCTAAGTTGTCGCAATAAACGTCGTTTTAGAGTTCTTACCACCAACTCCAATCATACCTATGCTATTGCCCCTAATCGAATTCAACAAGATTTTTATGCCTCAGTTCCTAATCAAATGTATGTAGGTGATATAACCTATATCCCGACACAAGAAGGATGGCTCTATTTAGCTGTCGTCATTGATTTATATTCAAGAAGAGTTATTGGTTGGTCTATGGATGCACATATGAGTGCAACACTTGTCAACGATGCGCTTTTTATGGCGCTTAAAAAACGCAATCCTCCGCAGGGTGTCATCTGGCATACCGATCGTGGCAGTCAATATGCTTCCGATGCCCATAAAGCCATGCTTAAAGAATATGGCATCGTCCAAAGTATGAGTGCTAAGGGAAATTGTTATGATAATGCTGTTGCCGAGAGTTTCTTTCATTCTTTAAAAACAGAACTTACGCACCATATGAAATTTGAAACAAGGAGCCAAGCAAATCAAGCTATATTTGAATATATCGAAGTGTTTTATAATAGACAGAGGTTGCACTCTAGTAATGGTTATTTGTCACCAGTGGATTTTGAAAATAAACTGTTACAAAACGATATGAGTGCCTAG
- a CDS encoding Bax inhibitor-1/YccA family protein, with amino-acid sequence MGLYDRNYIQQHSHESAYEHAGINESSLGLFIKQTYQLFAASLLAASAGAYVGIGMAKAITSWYWGLVILEFVFLFGLYAFKRKAGINMILLFGFTFVSGLTIVPLLSHTLGMPGGASIVANAFILTTVAFGGLSVFAMNTKRDFSAMGKMLFITLIVIVVAGIINIFFHSPILQLAIAGISSILFSAFILYDTQNIIRGAYETPIEGAIALYLDFLNLFISLLQILGIFGSRDE; translated from the coding sequence ATGGGACTGTATGACAGAAATTACATACAACAACACTCACATGAGAGTGCCTATGAGCATGCTGGGATCAATGAGAGTTCATTAGGACTTTTCATTAAACAGACCTATCAACTGTTTGCAGCCTCACTGCTTGCTGCAAGTGCTGGCGCATATGTAGGAATTGGTATGGCAAAAGCCATTACTTCTTGGTACTGGGGACTCGTCATTTTAGAGTTTGTCTTTTTATTTGGACTATATGCATTCAAAAGAAAAGCCGGTATCAACATGATACTTCTTTTTGGATTTACATTTGTGAGTGGACTAACCATCGTGCCCCTACTTTCACATACGTTAGGCATGCCTGGAGGCGCTAGTATTGTTGCGAATGCATTTATTTTGACAACAGTAGCTTTTGGCGGACTTTCAGTCTTTGCAATGAATACAAAAAGAGATTTTTCTGCAATGGGTAAAATGCTCTTTATCACATTAATTGTCATCGTGGTTGCTGGAATTATTAACATCTTTTTCCACAGCCCAATTCTTCAATTAGCCATTGCAGGTATCAGCTCTATTTTATTTAGCGCTTTTATTCTTTACGATACACAAAACATCATTAGAGGTGCTTATGAAACACCAATAGAGGGTGCTATTGCTCTTTATTTAGACTTTTTAAATCTCTTTATCTCATTGCTTCAAATTCTTGGAATTTTTGGCTCACGCGACGAATAA
- a CDS encoding rhodanese-like domain-containing protein — MKLRVFASSVIVAGLLLSGCTTQPEATGSTPSAKVLTEPTAHVKGLIEKFKLENVDYAYVKAAIGNGTRDGAKALLIDARPNPKYLASTIPSSINIPDTQIDKFIGQLDKVAKDKEIIVFCGGWDCEKSPIVAGHLKSKGFMNVKLYQAGEPEWISKNYPEIGLPAVQALFKNNSAVFMDARPYAKYMAGTIPGAVYMSDEEIDKLKGRLPADKATPIVSFCEGYSCAKSHNLAKKLQEFGYQKISVYAGGYPEWKEAGQQTTAGGAKKVETAPAPKKDAFVEGIKLGEDEGTVDGEWYKALIVSDKIPANVAVIDVRTAGEFANGHIKGAINIEAGKMSATEFAAKLPKGKVVIMNCSAGGRSMEAFLKLKDAKVDVSKIFYFDANIKCDKSGKCDIKVNEPLG; from the coding sequence ATGAAATTACGAGTTTTCGCAAGTAGTGTCATTGTTGCTGGATTGTTACTCAGCGGATGTACAACACAACCAGAAGCAACAGGAAGTACACCAAGTGCAAAAGTACTTACTGAGCCAACAGCACATGTTAAAGGCTTAATTGAGAAGTTTAAACTAGAAAATGTGGATTATGCTTATGTCAAAGCAGCTATTGGGAATGGAACAAGAGATGGTGCGAAAGCACTTCTTATTGATGCACGTCCTAATCCAAAATATTTAGCAAGTACAATTCCATCAAGTATCAATATTCCCGATACACAAATTGACAAGTTTATTGGTCAATTGGATAAAGTCGCTAAAGATAAAGAGATTATTGTATTTTGTGGTGGATGGGATTGTGAGAAAAGCCCCATCGTTGCAGGACATTTAAAAAGCAAAGGCTTTATGAATGTAAAATTATATCAAGCAGGTGAGCCAGAGTGGATAAGTAAAAATTATCCAGAAATTGGTTTACCAGCAGTTCAAGCACTCTTTAAAAACAATAGTGCCGTTTTCATGGATGCAAGACCATATGCTAAATATATGGCAGGAACAATCCCAGGTGCTGTTTATATGAGTGATGAAGAAATTGATAAACTTAAAGGTCGTTTGCCTGCAGATAAAGCAACACCGATTGTAAGTTTCTGTGAGGGTTATAGTTGTGCAAAATCACATAACTTAGCTAAAAAGCTTCAAGAATTTGGTTACCAAAAAATTAGTGTTTACGCTGGTGGCTATCCAGAATGGAAAGAGGCAGGACAACAGACCACAGCAGGTGGCGCTAAAAAAGTAGAAACAGCTCCAGCACCTAAAAAAGATGCTTTTGTTGAAGGTATTAAACTCGGCGAAGATGAAGGAACGGTTGATGGTGAGTGGTATAAAGCACTCATTGTAAGCGATAAAATTCCTGCAAATGTAGCTGTTATCGATGTTAGAACGGCTGGGGAATTTGCCAATGGGCATATTAAAGGTGCTATCAATATCGAAGCTGGTAAAATGAGTGCAACAGAGTTTGCAGCTAAACTTCCAAAAGGAAAAGTTGTTATTATGAACTGTTCTGCTGGTGGAAGATCAATGGAAGCTTTCTTAAAACTCAAAGATGCAAAAGTTGATGTCAGTAAAATATTCTATTTTGATGCCAACATTAAATGTGATAAGAGCGGTAAGTGTGATATTAAAGTGAATGAGCCTTTAGGTTAA
- the nrfD gene encoding NrfD/PsrC family molybdoenzyme membrane anchor subunit has protein sequence MNTISLKKLFYFEKTPLNLVMAFVTVALVAAFFAGAVNYILHGHHAYNVTRQHPWGLLISMYVFFVVSSTGLCIISSIGHVFGIEEFKQIGKRAIAGAIITISSGFAVIGLEIGHPITMLIYNVLTPGLTSAIWWMGTLYGLYLTFICLEFFFLAIKENHTLSKIFGVCGLLVGLAAHSNLGAVFGFLVSRPSANGVFYPVYFILSAMITGCYLIFLMYGFRYKMNFPEKVAIMLVKLGKILGMLLAVLIFFEAWKILTALYGDMPERAATILHAIKHPNFWFGELTLGMLIPFVVILLSNAKAIKATVYASIAGMVGIFFMRYGLVHDTLLYPMRTLKISEYELPPTFLEYVPSVTEFAIGLGGIGLSLLMYYLADKIFNLDETSHH, from the coding sequence ATGAATACCATCTCTTTGAAAAAACTCTTTTATTTTGAAAAAACACCACTGAATTTAGTGATGGCATTTGTGACAGTTGCTTTAGTTGCAGCTTTTTTTGCAGGTGCCGTGAATTATATATTACATGGCCACCATGCGTATAATGTTACAAGACAACATCCTTGGGGACTTTTGATCTCGATGTATGTTTTCTTCGTCGTATCAAGTACGGGTCTTTGTATTATCTCTTCTATTGGACATGTTTTTGGTATTGAAGAGTTCAAACAAATTGGTAAACGTGCTATTGCAGGTGCGATTATTACGATTAGTTCTGGTTTTGCAGTTATTGGCTTAGAAATTGGTCATCCTATTACTATGCTCATTTACAATGTTTTAACTCCAGGTTTAACCTCTGCTATTTGGTGGATGGGAACACTTTATGGACTTTATCTTACATTTATTTGTTTAGAATTTTTCTTTTTAGCGATTAAAGAGAACCACACACTCTCTAAAATCTTTGGAGTCTGTGGACTTTTAGTAGGTCTTGCAGCACACTCAAATCTTGGAGCGGTCTTTGGCTTTTTAGTCTCTCGCCCTTCAGCAAATGGTGTTTTCTATCCAGTTTATTTCATCCTTTCTGCGATGATCACTGGATGTTATTTGATTTTCTTGATGTATGGTTTTCGCTATAAAATGAACTTTCCTGAGAAAGTTGCTATAATGCTTGTAAAGCTTGGAAAAATTTTAGGAATGCTTTTAGCAGTACTTATTTTCTTTGAGGCATGGAAAATTTTAACAGCACTTTATGGTGATATGCCAGAGCGTGCAGCAACTATTTTACATGCGATTAAGCACCCTAACTTTTGGTTTGGTGAGTTGACATTAGGTATGTTGATCCCATTTGTGGTGATTTTACTCAGTAATGCAAAAGCGATTAAAGCAACCGTTTATGCTTCTATCGCTGGTATGGTTGGTATTTTCTTTATGCGCTATGGTTTGGTTCACGATACACTTTTGTATCCTATGCGAACACTTAAAATTAGCGAGTATGAGTTGCCTCCGACCTTTTTAGAATATGTTCCTTCAGTTACAGAGTTTGCCATAGGTCTTGGCGGTATTGGGCTTTCACTTTTAATGTATTATCTTGCTGATAAGATATTTAATTTGGATGAAACAAGTCATCATTAA
- a CDS encoding 4Fe-4S dicluster domain-containing protein translates to MARYGMALNYKNCINCRACESACKEENGVLLLKDHYRIWVGVKEAEGQFPNISIASQTYHPSQCQHCDNAPCQQVCPTNATYYGKDGMVMVDPNKCILCTYCINACPYDARYVDQRTMTVDKCTFCSDTRLAAGETTTACQATCPTKVRVFGDLDDPNSEISVLLANKEYRQVKEHLGTKPKLFYIL, encoded by the coding sequence ATGGCACGTTATGGAATGGCACTTAACTACAAAAATTGTATTAATTGTAGAGCATGTGAAAGTGCGTGTAAAGAAGAAAATGGTGTTTTACTCCTCAAAGATCATTATCGTATCTGGGTAGGTGTGAAAGAAGCAGAAGGACAATTCCCAAATATTTCTATTGCTTCACAAACATATCATCCAAGTCAATGTCAGCATTGTGATAATGCACCGTGTCAACAAGTGTGCCCAACCAATGCAACATACTATGGCAAAGATGGTATGGTTATGGTTGATCCAAATAAATGTATTTTATGTACGTATTGTATCAATGCGTGCCCGTATGATGCGCGTTATGTTGACCAGCGAACCATGACGGTTGATAAATGTACATTCTGTTCAGACACGCGTTTAGCAGCAGGTGAAACCACCACAGCATGTCAAGCAACCTGTCCGACAAAAGTAAGGGTCTTTGGTGACTTGGATGATCCAAACAGTGAGATTTCTGTCCTTCTTGCCAATAAAGAGTACCGTCAAGTGAAAGAGCACTTGGGTACTAAACCAAAACTATTTTATATATTGTAG
- a CDS encoding molybdopterin-dependent oxidoreductase, translating into MKVEISRRRFLQGSVAMSIAGGVSLSSSSIMASATKPAKKVGNEDKKVATLCEMCVNKCAAIAHVRNGVVEKLDPNPLFPKSRNMLCARGNAGIKALYDPDRLKYPLIRDGEKGSGKFKRVSWDEAYAYINEKLTKILDEEKDNRSTVAFCAGEGIAEHTFKSFFTMFGSSHFLNHASLCLATTVSGYSLTIGGYGQSDLDNAKYVIMAGANRAEAIVTPDTMDFFKRTNGRGAKLITVDPRFTNTAAKSDKWLAINVGTDLAFVLALTYVVIKEERYNKPFVENYFNGFDAYKEHILSNNYTPEWAEKITGIKAADIYQVARDFMAHAPQAIYYQGRRTTWSKNDFQLRRAQAIFSALGGGVDIKGGICFGKSLPLVEHDAVAPMYAQAKPRIEKDEAAVVGGSGSWVAFRNMVLENRSPYPIRALFNYKHNPMQNMPNNKKTEEFLKKLDLIVTIDTMPSDTVMLSDVILPECTYLERTDPVVSYGGIEPSIAQRNKAIDPMFETKPVMEIMRGLSTKLSKPLFEITKKYDEDVQMAIEDDGEEKVYADFDLTKPFMHDQEELNAHAVAKYEGAAAILKEKGVFYPNMNEYFKKLGVNEYEYYPEHKRAYSVRNNKFATPSGKIECAVPALAKKGIDAMPTWKAEYEMATPAGKFRFITGRHAQFTQSGTANNRLLLNLVPQNYAWINKRVADKMGIKFGDKLEVSSKVGKTTIKAYPTEKIGPDTLFFVHGFGVYSKALSLAYNNGGNDAAILEDGIEPMHGSSCLHDTIVEIRKV; encoded by the coding sequence ATGAAAGTAGAGATCTCACGAAGGAGATTTCTTCAAGGTAGTGTGGCGATGTCAATCGCAGGTGGAGTGAGCCTAAGTTCCTCTTCCATTATGGCGAGCGCTACAAAACCAGCCAAGAAAGTTGGCAATGAAGATAAAAAAGTAGCAACACTCTGTGAAATGTGTGTTAATAAATGTGCTGCCATTGCTCATGTACGCAATGGTGTTGTTGAAAAACTTGATCCAAATCCACTTTTTCCAAAATCACGCAATATGCTTTGTGCACGTGGAAATGCAGGTATTAAGGCACTGTACGATCCAGACCGTCTGAAATATCCTCTTATTCGTGATGGAGAAAAAGGTAGTGGTAAGTTTAAGCGTGTCAGTTGGGACGAAGCTTATGCTTACATTAATGAAAAACTCACCAAAATTTTAGATGAAGAAAAAGATAATCGCTCAACCGTAGCTTTCTGTGCAGGTGAAGGTATCGCAGAGCATACGTTTAAAAGCTTCTTTACGATGTTCGGTTCTTCTCACTTCTTAAACCATGCAAGTCTTTGTTTAGCAACAACTGTTTCAGGCTATTCTTTAACCATTGGTGGTTACGGTCAATCTGATCTTGATAATGCTAAATATGTCATTATGGCAGGAGCAAATCGTGCAGAAGCGATTGTGACACCTGATACAATGGACTTTTTCAAACGTACCAATGGTAGAGGTGCAAAACTCATCACTGTTGATCCTCGTTTTACCAATACAGCCGCTAAAAGTGATAAATGGTTGGCGATTAACGTAGGAACAGACTTAGCATTTGTACTAGCATTAACCTATGTTGTTATTAAAGAAGAGCGTTACAATAAACCATTTGTTGAAAATTATTTCAATGGATTTGATGCCTATAAAGAGCATATTTTAAGTAACAACTATACGCCAGAATGGGCTGAAAAAATTACAGGTATTAAAGCGGCAGATATTTACCAAGTTGCGCGTGATTTCATGGCGCATGCACCTCAAGCGATTTATTATCAAGGTCGCCGTACAACATGGTCTAAAAATGACTTCCAACTTCGCCGTGCTCAAGCAATTTTTAGCGCACTTGGTGGAGGTGTTGATATAAAAGGCGGTATCTGTTTTGGTAAGAGCTTACCATTGGTAGAGCATGATGCGGTTGCTCCAATGTACGCACAAGCAAAACCTCGTATCGAAAAAGATGAAGCAGCGGTAGTTGGCGGTTCTGGTTCATGGGTTGCATTTAGAAATATGGTTTTAGAAAATCGTAGTCCATATCCAATCCGTGCGCTCTTTAACTACAAACACAACCCGATGCAAAACATGCCAAACAATAAAAAAACCGAAGAGTTCTTGAAGAAATTGGATCTTATTGTGACCATTGACACTATGCCAAGCGATACCGTGATGCTCAGCGATGTCATTTTACCTGAGTGTACCTACTTAGAGAGAACAGACCCTGTCGTTTCGTATGGTGGTATTGAGCCTTCTATCGCTCAGCGTAATAAAGCGATTGATCCTATGTTTGAAACGAAACCAGTCATGGAAATTATGAGAGGCTTGAGTACAAAACTCTCTAAGCCACTCTTTGAAATTACCAAAAAATATGACGAAGATGTGCAAATGGCGATTGAAGATGATGGCGAAGAAAAAGTCTATGCAGATTTTGATTTGACGAAGCCATTTATGCACGATCAAGAAGAACTCAATGCACATGCTGTTGCAAAATATGAAGGTGCAGCTGCAATCCTTAAAGAGAAGGGTGTTTTCTATCCAAATATGAATGAGTATTTCAAAAAATTGGGTGTGAACGAGTATGAGTACTATCCAGAGCACAAACGTGCGTATTCTGTAAGAAACAATAAATTTGCAACCCCTTCAGGCAAAATTGAATGTGCAGTACCTGCGCTTGCTAAAAAAGGAATCGACGCGATGCCTACATGGAAAGCGGAATATGAGATGGCAACACCTGCAGGTAAATTTAGATTTATTACAGGACGTCATGCACAATTCACCCAATCAGGAACTGCCAATAATCGCCTACTTCTCAACTTAGTCCCACAAAATTACGCGTGGATTAACAAACGCGTAGCAGATAAAATGGGTATTAAATTTGGTGATAAATTAGAAGTCTCCAGCAAAGTGGGTAAAACAACGATTAAAGCGTATCCAACAGAGAAAATTGGACCAGATACACTTTTCTTTGTACATGGATTTGGTGTGTACTCCAAAGCACTCTCTTTGGCTTATAACAATGGCGGCAATGATGCAGCTATTTTAGAAGATGGCATTGAGCCGATGCACGGATCATCTTGTCTTCATGACACTATTGTAGAAATTAGAAAGGTTTAA
- a CDS encoding methyltransferase domain-containing protein, whose protein sequence is MDISTHMIAKHIKEFSKNAHSYDAYTSLQQEIAHYLVSQIHSKPKKILDLGCGSGAVFKQISWDIEHFLGVDSAQSMCELHPKNENVYIVCEDFESKTLCSQLQTSYDLLISSSALQWAKDIEALVAQFSLRCKEGAFAIFTDKTFESIYAMSGLTTFLPNAKALIAMFETYFSCHYEVKTFRLFFDDNLSKFRYIKKSGVSGGEKRLSVAQTKALIQNYPHEYLEFEVLFLWGKPKSF, encoded by the coding sequence GTGGACATCTCAACGCACATGATTGCAAAACATATCAAAGAATTTTCCAAAAACGCCCATAGTTATGATGCTTATACCTCTTTACAGCAAGAGATAGCACACTATTTAGTCTCACAGATTCACTCTAAACCTAAAAAAATTTTAGATTTAGGATGCGGAAGCGGTGCTGTTTTTAAACAAATCTCTTGGGATATAGAGCATTTTTTGGGTGTAGATAGTGCGCAAAGCATGTGTGAACTTCATCCTAAAAATGAAAATGTTTATATTGTTTGTGAAGACTTTGAATCTAAAACCCTTTGCTCACAATTACAAACATCATACGATTTATTGATTTCTTCTTCTGCTCTGCAATGGGCAAAAGATATTGAAGCACTCGTCGCTCAATTCTCTCTTCGTTGTAAAGAGGGAGCATTTGCTATTTTTACCGATAAAACATTTGAATCTATTTATGCTATGAGCGGGCTTACAACTTTTTTACCCAACGCAAAAGCATTGATAGCTATGTTTGAAACGTATTTTTCATGTCACTATGAAGTCAAAACATTTCGCCTCTTTTTTGATGATAATCTTTCCAAATTCCGCTACATCAAAAAGAGTGGAGTGAGTGGCGGGGAAAAACGTTTAAGCGTTGCTCAAACCAAAGCATTGATTCAAAATTATCCGCATGAATACCTCGAATTTGAGGTTCTTTTTCTTTGGGGTAAACCAAAGAGCTTCTAA